The following proteins are co-located in the Primulina tabacum isolate GXHZ01 chromosome 11, ASM2559414v2, whole genome shotgun sequence genome:
- the LOC142519643 gene encoding uncharacterized protein LOC142519643: MDEFQNDTYENGKIYKEQTKKWHDKIIVRRELKPGQQVLLFNSRLKLFPGKLKSRWLGPFVVEAVYPYGAIELKCSDGRTFKVNGQRVKPYYGTEVRNIDSVKLSEPK; the protein is encoded by the coding sequence ATGGATGAATTTCAAAATGACACTTATGAAAATGGCAAGATCTACAAAGAGCAGACTAAGAAGtggcatgacaaaatcattgtCCGAAGGGAGCTCAAACCGGGACAACAAGTACTGTTATTCAATTCGCGTCTGaagttgtttcctggtaagttgAAGTCGCGTTGGTTAGGGCCATTTGTTGTGGAAGCAGTATATCCTTATGGGGCTATCGAGCTAAAGTGTAGTGATGGGAGAACCTTCAAGGTGAATGGACAGCGAGTTAAGCCTTACTATGGGACTGAAGTAAGGAATATCGACAGTGTCAAGTTGAGCGAACCAAAATGA